The Acidimicrobiia bacterium genome includes the window AGGGTCAGATCTCGACCGAACTGCTCGATCATCATCAGGAAGCCGTCTACCACTTTGCCTTCCTCGCTGCGGAGACCGCCATGGCGAAGGTGATGGTCGAATATTCGGACCATGGAGAGACCGAATCGTGGGTCGGACGAATCGCAGTCGCCGATCTGATTCGATCGGCAAGGGCACGGATAGATGGGCGGCGAACGACCCTGGGCATCGAGCATGACCTCGGCGGCGGCCCGTGTGAGCGGGTACTGGCGACCGGATCCGATCCCGACGCAGTCGAGGCGCTCGTCGTATCGTTCGAGTCGACCGATACAGGCCCCAGACACCTGAGCGATGAAGTCGCTTTGGTCGCCGACACTTTTGCCAGATTCGCCAGAGAACAGGTAGCGCCCGGAGCCGAAGAAATCCATCGCCACAATCTGGACGTTCCGGAGAAACTGATCGAAGGCATGGCAGCGATGGGTGCGTTTGGCATGTCGATTCCGGCGGATCGCGGCGGATTTCAGGATCCGGCCGGACCCGGACTCCTCGCCATGGCGGTCGCCACTGAAGAACTCTCGCGAGGATCGCTGATGGCCGGATCGCTACTGACAAGGCCTGAGATCCTGGTCACGGCCCTTCTCGATGGCGGAACCGAAGCGCAACAACACAATTGGCTGCCGCGTATCGCCGCAGGCGAGCAGATGGTCGCAGTGTCGGTCACTGAGCCCGATGTCGGCTCCGACGTCGCCTCCCTGCGAATGTCGGCCCGGCGGCACGGCGATCACTTCATCCTCGATGGGGCAAAGATGTGGGCGACCTTCGCCGGACGGGCGGAACTGTTGATGATTCTGGCCAGGACCAATCCCGATTTATCTGCCGGCGCAAAGGGTCTATCGCTGTTTGTCCTCGAGAAGCCCCCGTTTCCCGGGCATGAGTTCACCATCGAACAGGCAAGCGGCGGCACTCTGCGGGGTCGAGCAATCGACACCATCGGCTATCGCGGCTTACACAGTTTCGAGCTGACCTTCGACGACTTCATCGTGCCGTTTGAAGCACTCATTGGTGGAGAAGACGGTCTCGGAAGGGGCTTCTACCTCCAGATGGGAGCTTTCGCCTCAGGCCGCCTCCAAACGGCCGCCAGGGCGCTCGGTGTCATGCAGGCCGGATTCGACACGGCCCTTGCCTACAGCCAGACGAGGAATGTATTTGGTCGCCCGCTCCTGGAGTTCGAGCTGACCAGGGCCAACCTGGCCAGGACAGCGGCGCGTATCCAGGCCAACCGCCAGTTCACGTATCACGCGGCCAGACTGCTGACGGGAGGCGGTGGCCAGATCGAAGCGGCGATGGCCAAGGCACTCGCCTCGCGGGCGGCCGAGGAAATCACCAGAGATGCCATGCAACTCCACGGCGGCTACGGATATGCGGAGGAGTACCCGATTAGCAGGCTGTTCGTGGATGCCCGGGTCTTGTCGATCTTCGAGGGTACTGAAGAGGTTCTGGCCTTGCGGGTCATCGGCAAAGGCCTTCTTGAAAGGGCGGGCACA containing:
- a CDS encoding acyl-CoA dehydrogenase family protein, whose amino-acid sequence is MSWQEDARRAVDRMQSVVDSATTHLAAISRREGQISTELLDHHQEAVYHFAFLAAETAMAKVMVEYSDHGETESWVGRIAVADLIRSARARIDGRRTTLGIEHDLGGGPCERVLATGSDPDAVEALVVSFESTDTGPRHLSDEVALVADTFARFAREQVAPGAEEIHRHNLDVPEKLIEGMAAMGAFGMSIPADRGGFQDPAGPGLLAMAVATEELSRGSLMAGSLLTRPEILVTALLDGGTEAQQHNWLPRIAAGEQMVAVSVTEPDVGSDVASLRMSARRHGDHFILDGAKMWATFAGRAELLMILARTNPDLSAGAKGLSLFVLEKPPFPGHEFTIEQASGGTLRGRAIDTIGYRGLHSFELTFDDFIVPFEALIGGEDGLGRGFYLQMGAFASGRLQTAARALGVMQAGFDTALAYSQTRNVFGRPLLEFELTRANLARTAARIQANRQFTYHAARLLTGGGGQIEAAMAKALASRAAEEITRDAMQLHGGYGYAEEYPISRLFVDARVLSIFEGTEEVLALRVIGKGLLERAGTAHD